Part of the Verrucomicrobiota bacterium genome is shown below.
GATCTCCATTCAGGATATCTCCAAGTGGTACGGCGAGTTTCAGGTCTTGCGCGATTGCACGACGCGCGTCGAGAAAGGGGAGGTCGTCGTGGTTTGCGGGCCCTCAGGCAGCGGCAAGTCGACCTTGATCAAGTGCGTGAACGGACTGGAGCCGTTCCAGAAAGGCGAGATCCGCATCGAGAACGTCTCGGTGGGCCATCGCCGGACCAATTTACCCCGGCTGCGCGCCCGCGTCGGGATGGTCTTCCAGCATTTCGAGCTCTTCCCGCATTTAACGGTGATGCAGAACCTGACGATCGCGCAACAGCGGGTGCTGAAGCGAAAAGGCCGGGATGCGACCGACAAAGGTCTTGCGCTGCTCGACGTGGTCGGCTTGAAGGCGCACGCCCAGAA
Proteins encoded:
- a CDS encoding amino acid ABC transporter ATP-binding protein; this encodes MISIQDISKWYGEFQVLRDCTTRVEKGEVVVVCGPSGSGKSTLIKCVNGLEPFQKGEIRIENVSVGHRRTNLPRLRARVGMVFQHFELFPHLTVMQNLTIAQQRVLKRKGRDATDKGLALLDVVGLKAHAQKYPAQLSGGQQQRVAIARALAMDPIAMLFDEPTSALDPEMIKEVLDVMVRLAQEGMTMMVVTHEMGFARRVANRVIFMDEGQIVEDRPKDDFFKDPGTERARQFLSKILAH